In the genome of Oncorhynchus nerka isolate Pitt River linkage group LG27, Oner_Uvic_2.0, whole genome shotgun sequence, the window agtatttagtcagccaccaatcgtgtaagttctcccacttaaaaagatgagaggcctgtaattttcatcataggtacacttcaactatgacagacaaaattagaaaaaaaatccagaaaatcacattgtaggatttttaatgaatttatttgcaaatgatggtggaaaaataattatttggtcaataacaaaagttatctcaaaactttgttatataccctttgttggcaatgacagaggtcaaacgttttctataagtcttcacaaggttttcacacactgttgctggtattttggcccattcctccatgcagatctcctctagagcagtgatgttttggggctgttgctgggcaacacggactttcaactccctccaaagattttctatggggttgagatctggagactggctaggccactccaggaccttgaaatgcttcttacgaagccactccttcgttgcccgggcggtgtgtttgggatcattgtcatgctgaaagatccagccacgtttcatcttcaatgcccttgctcatggaaggaggttttcactcaaaatctcacgatacatggccccatttattctttcctttacacagatcagtcgtcctggtccctttgcagaaaaacagccccaaagcatgatgtttccacccccatgcttcacagtaggtatagtgttctttggatgcaactcagcattccttgtcctccaaacacgacgagttgagtttttaccaaaaagttatattttggtttcatctgaccatatgacattctcccaatcttcttctggatcatccaaatgctctctagcaaacttcagacgggcctggacatgtactggcacaAGCAgggggggacacgtctggcactgcaggattggagtccctgacggcgtagtgtgttactgatggtaggctttgttactttggtcccagctctctgcaggtcattcactaggtccccccgtgtggttctgggatttttgctccccgttcttgtgatcattttgaccccacagggtgagatcttgcgtggagccccagatcgagggagattatcagtggtccatttcctaataattgctcccacagttgatttattcaaaccaagctgcttacctattgcagattcagtcttcccagactggtgcaggtctacaattttgtttctggtgtcctttgacagctctttggtcttggccatagtggagtttggagtgtgactgtttgaggttgtggacagttgtcttttatactgataacgagtggaggacagaggagcctcttaaagaagaagttacaggtctgtgagagccagaaatattgcttgtttgtaggtgaccaaatacttattttccatcataatttgcaaataaattcattaaaaatcctacaatgtgatttttctggatttttttttttctcattttgtctgttacaggcctctcatctttttaagtgggagaacttgcacaattggtggctgactaaatactttttttgccccagtgtgtgtgtgtgtgtgtgtgtgtatatgtccatCCTTCCTTGCCTTTAATCATTTTGTAGAGTTTAACTTCCCTGTTCTTTTTGGCGCTTCTTAAACTCCCACACAACAcaagcctctccctctctgcaatAACTCCCTGGTTGACTGCAGTGGTTGCGAACCGAGAGGGATCGTCTATTATTAAAGCACTTTACTGAAGCACGCTGAATCTACTGTGTGATGATGTGTAAGGACACTTtctaacctctgtctgtctgttcacagATCTACACACAACGAGATGGAGAAAAACAGGTACGTTGAATCCCCacatcactgtctctctcttagcTCTGTCAGACCACCCTATTAGACATTGAATCTCTCCTCAGTCCCACATGGCTAGAAAGGAGTAATGAGAGTGAAATGAACAGTGCAGAATGCAGCTTATCCAAAAAGGGACTTACAGGCCTCATCCCTGGTCTCTTTGACCTCTACCTGGCTTTCCCTGGAGTCTCCCTGTTTCCATAGTCTCTCCCTGGAGGTGTCCCTGTCCCTCTGGTGTTCTAGGCAGGGTTTGAGTGGTGTTCTGGTTCAACCAGGGCTAATGACTCAGTGCGCAGGCAGACTGACTGAATAATGCATGGCTCTGGAGCTTAGGCCTGGGAACAGCAGCACagcatgagagtgtgtgtgattcTCAGGCTTTATAAGCCCGTACACATTCCCTTAACTGGAAGGAAGGCAGCCATCTCACTCCTGCTTCCTATTGCCTCTATCATTGTATCCCTCCTAGGTGTGTAACAGTTCACCAAAGCCCATGGTTAGGTTCGTATTGTGGTTTTGGGGTCAATGTTTGGTTCTGTTTCGGTACAGCAGGAAAATGAAATGCCATTCACAATGTTCAGCATACACAATGTTCCTGCCATTGTCTGTTGTGACTATTGTTATGTTGGGCCTCAAGTTTCCACTCTTGATTTTGTGTTTGTAACCATGTGGGAGGTAGGAATTTACCCGTTGTGAAGTCGTAAATACCAGTTTGACCCGTTCATGTGATTTGAACTGGTTGAGAAATGCAGAGTTGGCTAATGGCCAACAAACtgcgtcaaccataaactaaaggTACAGCTATCATGCCTGTAAACACATTTATAGATTTCAAAAACTACATTAATAGATTccttttttataaatgttttgttACATTTTAACTGGTGAAAATGCTGTTATAGAGGCCATTTACTTAGTAGGTGAAGTCCGAGGTCACCGTGTGGGTGCTGATGATGCTAGACGAGTttaattaccagttggagggcCGTTCAAGTGgattccacccccccccccagctgTATGTGGTAAATTCCCGCTTCCATCTTGGTTACGAACGCACCATGACACTGCCTCTGTCAGTGGGGGCTTGTCTTTAGCACAGTACATCTCCCCTCTGTGGGTAATGTGATGGGCGGTCACTGTTAAGAAAGCGCAACACAGAGTGCATTGGTCAGTTCATTGAAGCTTTGGCTTTCTTTATATAGAGTGGCTACTACATGTTTGCTGAAATGAGTGCAAGATGGATGCTCGAGTACTTTTACGAGGTGCTGACTGAAACCAACCGATTCTCAACCACTGAGAATAGGCGCATATCTGTGTCAATAAACCAAAGACTGTAAAAAATGTTTAATCTATCGCTCTTGTAATTTCTTTGGCCCAGTCAGAATCAGCTGCCAAGGGCTGCAGAGGGGAGACGATGTTGTTTCTTTGCGTTTCGGTCTACTGTGGTGATGTCTGGGTAAATGTGACAACATATTTGAGGTGTTGGCAGCTGCGTAGGCTGTTCCCGTAAAGCGTGGCGACATACTGTTAATGTTTTATCCACAACTCTCTGTCCAGCGTCGTTGTAATCTACTGGGAAGCCGTTCCCAAGCGAGATTTAAACGATGGAGGATCCTCCAATTCTGGCTTCTTGACCTCCCCATTGTATAGAActagttcccagctgcgcctcaCAAAAGTACAGTTTTGAAATGCGGCAATTTAAGATTGAAATGTTGATTTCCAACGTGCGCATAGGCTCTAGTTGTTTTAACGAAATGAGCTGAGATATTTTTTCAGCTCAGATTCACTCGAAGCGTAGGCCTAGTGTTTTTGctgtaaatatttgttttattttttcattCAGGTTTACAGTGTGAACCGAACCAAGGTCCTCGTACCGAATGGTTCGGTATGAATAGGTGTACCGTTATACCCCTCACACCACTGACAACGGGTATGACAAATATTCTACAAATTATAACCTGCATGGCCCCTTATTCCAACACACAAAATGGCAGCATTTTTGTTTGGCCAATgatgaaacacaaacacactgccagCCAGAGGATGGTGAGACTTGATCCGACTGTCAGTCGTTGTGTGTGTCTAGATGGGCTCAATGTTTTCTACTCCTATGTATGAATCCCCCCACCTACACTTCTACCACCCTGCCTCGATCCCATGTCCTCTGTTGCAGTGAGTTCCGTAGCGGAGTCTGCCTGCTGGAGCTGGCCATCTGTGtaacctcactcctctctccaccaCACCTTGTGCGTGCGAACTCATCCCCATAGAAATGGAATGTATGGATTGCATTACTGTCCTCATCCCTCTGCCTGGGGCAATTAGCCTGAGGTCAGAGACGGTACAGGAGGATGATTTACAGGCCGCAGGGCAAGTGGAAGGCCTGCGTTCAGGAGGCCCGGTTGCCCGTGTAAGAGATCATGTTGGTTGGAGCGGAGGGAGTTGCCCGTGCATGGTCTTGTCTCTGGTCTATATATTACACAACACTGAAATGTCTGGACAAGGGTTTCCGTTAGCCGGTAATGGCCGGCTtttgtaaaaatgttttaaaaaatccaACTGTTGTCGGCTAAATTGACTGAGAAAAAGGTAGGCAGGCTATCAGCACGTCACTCACCACTTTACAATGcgagctggaggcagtatgcaaaAAAAACATGCTTAATTGTTTTACTtccatattatgaggcatgtcttaacTTACTTGAAAATCCGACCGTAGAAACAtggcaattattttataaaggcttcataaggggcgcgtgagtttcaagtttggggaaggatACAATATATTCTACTATTTCTACCTATCTGCctgttatgattttcatatgcacattttcgtggTTTAATTTCAATAGTTTTTGTTTTTCAAAATCGTCATGGGGTTCATCATAAAAATCCTCAAATATAAAAGTCCAAATTCTACTAATGCGAGCACCAGCTtctgccatatggacacattgatacacCGTGAGTCATTGGCGGCTAAATAGCCTTTTTCTCTGTTTTGACTTGAGCTATACTAGTGAAGTGCAACATTGATTTGATACAATCAACTGGATCAGCTGAAGCTGTctcttgcaacattgtatcaactagtcTATTCGGGCCCCCAGTTTTCTGTGCCAGTGAGTTTGAGACGGACTGCTGTTATTGTGTAACGAAACGGTATTTTAATGATGTTTCCACAGGATATATGGGAttatcagatgatgatgatgatattttGCTCTTGCACACCGAGACTTGGTGATTGTTGAAAAGACTTTTCAAATATCCTACTAGTTCCTCACAGTAGGCTATCATCCAGACTTTGTTGacttattgtgtgaggtgaaggAAAAACGTAACACAAGTTCAGCTTATCAGAGGTGGACGTGTTGAGTTAACAGTCAGAAGTCAAACAGCCCCAAATGGGCATTTTCTTACATTTTATGCGCAGCAGGCCAAGTAGGCTGGTTCTATGCGTGCTTGGGCGCGCACGCTCCCTCAACATGAACAAGACCGTTAAACCAGGCCCTTGGTCATTGCTCACATGGAGCACTCGAGACAGAAGACTCGAGacaaaagacagtgaaaaaagtCATAACTGATGGTTATGAAATAAACAAACTTGTTTCTCTCAAGTGTTGCAGGCAAACAACGTTTCCACTCCGAGAATGAGAACGGTAAATAACTAGGTGGAATTAGTAATACAGAAATGAATGTAACCAAATGACGGGGGATTAACGATACATTTACTATTGGTGACGTGTGGAATTTATGGAAATTaagggcaatcaattcacacaacatatattttatatgcTTTTCACTGTCAGTCGCAACTCAATAATCAGCTAGGCCTTTTGCCACGCGAGCAGACTATGAAAGACCTTCCTCATATGCCATTTCTCTCCttttctattggttttcatatcaactttctttcgttgtccagaagccaaaggcacaatcctagtcatattagcgaCCCATCCTAGTGGTTGCATCTTTAGATTCACCCTTTAAGTTCCTAACAGAGAATTGAATCTCTGTCACACATTTCCCACAAATTGCATTTTGGCAAATGTTTTGAAAATGATTTCTTATTGGCTGCTTTATTACAGGAGTTGCATGTTCTGTTCAaatgaattaccataatctaaaaTGTGAttcctgtcattctgagcacagtGGGTGGATGCCCTAATGGGTTTCACGCACAATGCATACGAGTCTGGTAAATTTCTCAAATGGCCGTTAAATTCAAATCTTCCCGGTCACGTTGTCCGGTGCCACATTTTCCAAACGGAAACCCTGGTCTGGACTTCAACGCTTGATGTTGTTGCTGGGATTTGTCAAAAGGCTAAGGTACAGGCTCACAGAAATATAGGCTATATGAACACAGACCCATAAACAGTCACCCCATTGATACGTTGTAAGTGCATACATCCCTGGAATAGCCTGGTTTTTGTGTCCTTCCTACCACACCCTTAGTCCTGCCATTCAGTCACACCTAGTGTTGAAAAGAGGGGTTATATAAACTTTctaagtttaccagtaaactaccagaattttgCTATCTTTCAAGGATTTCATGTCAtctatcacaagacatctagtggcTCCTTTGGGTACTTCCGAAAATTGCAGACACCTGTGATATATCTCTGACCTTATCACATTTCAAAATGTATGAAATAATGAAATACGGTGATATAAAAATATGACAAAGATGTAAAACATTTAACAAAATATAAATGAACTTACTGAATATCATTGGTGTTTATTGAGTTTCAACATGAAATGTCTTTTCTTTTTCGCACTGTTAATGTTTTGGTGTCAAACTGATGGCAGTTGTGGTCAAAAAAAGAGTTGCAGAGGTAAATTAAAATAATGCCATTcttgattagatgctttttttttcattaattaggcaAGTTCCccttgaaccatatggtctatctactagagactcatggacaatatggacacggatataaaaaataaaaaaaaacattattcaaGTCTAAGTTACGATAGATTCTGCTCATTTCCAAAACTACTGAAGATTCTGGTAACTTTAGTTAATTACCAGTAGCTTTGTAACCCTAGTCAGACCACATAACACCGGCTTAGTACTGTAGGCCTGCTTACCGTAACATGCATGACACTGCCCTCCCGTCAGTTGACATTGTTTAACAAACATTAGCCTCCCTGTACATCCTGATTCTATCACAACAGAGCTCCTGCTCGGACATTATGTCATGCCAGTTTCCTGCCCTTTGGAATAGTTCATATTAAGCTAAGCTTTAGGCTAGCAGAGGAACACACCTGGATATGTCCCACTCTTATGTACTTGTTTATCTACACTGTGTGTGTtggctgtgtgtgtcatgttggctgtgtgtgtcatgttggctgtgtgtgtgtcatgttggctgtgtgtgtctctccaatGAACTTTAGAATATTCTTTAGTCATTCACACTGCAGTTGGAATGGAtaaacacatactgtatcatCTCTGCAGTACTCTCAGTACTAAATATTCTTCATATTCCTAGCCTTGAGCTACAAATAGCATTTCAGATGTTCTCAACTATCCCACGTTTCGTTTTCAATTGAACTTATCCCCACTCATGCGTTGGCCTTTGGTATGCACATTTTAGTCATTTGGCATACAGTCTTATCCAGAGCATTCATCCTAAGATCGCTATGCACACCTGCAGTAAATAGTGAGGTCATTCTGCATGTGTGCATGTAGCAGCCTCCAGTTGGAGGTGTGATGTGTAACGGGGGTCATGTGGTCATCCATCAACACCCACTACTCCCCTTCAGCTGCCAAGCCGAGGGGGGATAATAAAGAGATCTCGGGCAGCTTAATGTAAATGTTGTGATCACCGGGCAGGTGCAGGCCCTAGGCAGACAAGTGTTTGTGGATGAAAGTGATCTCTTTCATGGGTGAAAGAAAAgaaaggaatacctaggataggataaagtaatccttctcacccccccccccccttgaaagatttagatgcactattgtaaagtggctgttccactggatgtcttaaggtgaacgcaccaatttgtaagtcgctctggataagagcgtctgctaaatgacttaaatgtaaatggtgAAATGACTGCAGGAGAGCTACAGGGAGCTAGAGATCTGACACCATATGAGGTGACCAATGACGTCTGAGGGGGTTTAAAGGCCCAATGCCATCATTTTCATATCAATATCATATTTCTGCGTAACAATTCTTAGTTTTCCATTAACATTTTCAAACAATTTCTCAAGAATTTagctgggagtggtctgagtggggaactGAAAGCTAGCTGTTATTTGCAGAGCTATATTAACCAATTTGTGggctggtgacatcaccaggattgcctggttgaaaatacactcaggaaataactttttttttctctctcacttttcctgtgttagtttcatcagctgttgcaGAATATGATACAAAGCACAGGGAAAAACTGAATTTAGGCGGCACTGGGCCTTTTTTATAGGGAGCTGATGAAATgatgcatctctctctttctctccagacgCGCACACCTACGGCTGTGTTTAGAGCGACTGAAATCCCTCGTTCCATTGGGACCAGACTCCAACAGGCATACCACGCTCAGCCTGCTGATGAGGGCCAAGAAACACATTGTGGTGGGTGATGGTGGGCGGAGAAGTAATGAGAAATCAGTTTAAAGTGTTTACAGTTTCAAGAGGGCAATTTATTCTACCATTGGAAGAGGGTAATAAACGGTGCCACTTTGTTTCTGCCTCAGCCAACTCCCTTTTTACTGTCATGGCAACGTTTGGCGTGGTTACAGCCACAGAGTTGACTAAAATAGAAAGAAATCTGTTACCATGGAGAccctattaaattactagagggaGCTATATAATAAACCCTTAGTTCCAGAAAGGGGTGAAAATGGCAGCCATGTTGGTCGGGGAGAAATCCAAACCAatctaattggaatgaatggcagtagaggcatAATCCTGATTTTACTTATGTAGGAAAATAAAAGGCATATGATTTGATATTGTGAAATTGTGTAATAGAATTATCgtcaatttaaaaatatatattgtcaAATCATGGTTCATACAGGTTTTATACAAAGTTTCTGTATAAATAGCCTCTAAAATATGTGAATAGACCATAAATGTCTCCATTGTGTTAGGACTCAGACAAGTATAGATATCTTATCAACGGATTTCTTCTAGTGTATGGCTGTGGATTGGCTGCATCGTTTGAATGGTATATTGGCAGTTAATTTGAAAAAATGAATGGGCTCATTCCTCAAACTGTCTGGCTAGCTAACAAACGGAGTGCAGATAAATTCTTCAAATGTATTGTTTTACATTATCTTATCGACGCcctggcaaaccatggttgaccaacttcCCTGACCAAAATGTCTGACTTTTTATACCATCATAAGAAGGTTCAAGTTaattctagtattctaattctaTGTCTGTTACCCTCGTGGTCTAGAGGGTGATTAGTGTAGTGCTAACTCGGGTGAGCGAGTACATCAGGGTTTGATGAGGTAGAGTAAAGCGGCACCTGGTAAAAACTAAACCCTGCatcactccaggaccagggtttaCCTACCTTGTAGACTAGACTGTTGAGGATCCTGTCTATGGTTAACTATGTGTGGTTGGttagtgcctttagaaagtattcacacccctcgacttcttccacatttttgttgttgcagcatgattttaaaatggattaaattgagatttgtcACTGgccgacacaataccccataatgtttacaaatgaacaatgaaaagtatttagtcaacaaGTTTTCAACCTTGTTATGACGAGCCGAAATGCGTTCAGGAGTGAAAAGTTGCTTAAGCCACAAATTGTATGTATTCACTCTCTAATAGTGTttcaacatgatttttgaattacTACTTAATCCCTGCACCCAacccatacaattatctgtaaggtccctcactcAAGCAGtggatttcaaacacagattcaaccacaaagtccAGGGACATTTTCCAAAGCCTAGCAAAAAAGGCCACATATCGGTAGATTTATataaagcagacactgaatatccctttcagcatggtgtagttattaattacacttttgaATGGAATATCACTACACAGATAatggcgtccttcctaactccgttgccggagaggaaggaaaccgctcagggatttcaccatgagaccaatggtgactttaaaacagtgttTAATGGCTCCTCAATTCTAACTTAATTGACAAAGTGAGAAGGaagattccaaaacatgcatcctgtttgcaacaagcaactaaagtaatactgcaaaaaaattatgtttgtggcaaatccaatacaattactgagtaccactctccatattttcacgcatagtggtggctgcatcatgttattggtatgcttgaaattgttaaggactggggagtttttcaggataaaaaagaaacttagtggagctaagcacaggcaaaatcccagaggaaaacctggtcTGCTTTcctccagacactgggagataaatctAGGGTGAGACCTGAAAAATTGGAGTCTAGCCATAATCAACAACCATTTTGACAGAGCTTTTTTGTTAATaatcatgtgcaaatattgtataatccaggtgtggaaagcttttagagacacccagaaagactcacagctgtaatcactgcaaaaggtgtttctacaacatgactcatcgatgtgaatacttatgcaaatgagaTTTGTTTAATTTTCAAaacattagcaaaaatgtcttaaaattttttcactttgtcattagtaTGAGGcattgtgtagatgggtgagagagagagaatctgtcTCTGACACAacagaatgtggaataagtcaaggggtacgaatactttctgaaggcactgtacataccgaGGTCAGAGGTTGCAGGAGGGCAAAAGGCAGCTGTCACAAGAGCGCACACACAAAGTGAGGGCCAGTGTCTATTGCTGTATGTGTCTCTGCTGTAGAGGTTGGAGGAGAGCGAGCGGAGAGCCCAGCATACCTTAGACCAgctgcagagagagcagaggcacCTGCAACGGCGTCTGGAGCAGCTGGGGGTGGAGAGAACACGCATGGACAGCACAGGATCCATTGTCTCCTCTGACAATCCTGACTCAGACCAGGGTGAGCACACAAGGGAATCCCTCTCCTACATTACAAACTGAACTGGGATCATTAATGCTTTGTGGAGGTTTTCAGTAtaacatgtttttgtttttttcttcatttgtCAAAGTTACACGTTTTTACATCAAAGCACAAAGCATAATACAATGTAAAGGTGTCCATTCTCTTCCACCAATCCTTCCGCCCTTCTTTAGTGATGGGGCTTTATGTTAACCAAAGTTATTGAATTTGAATATGAGCTCAGTAGAGAACGCATTGGGCTGATTGTGGTACCTGCATAATATTGACCTGTGTTGTGTGTTGCAGAGGAGGAgctggatgtggatgtggagggGACTGACTACCTGCTGGGGGATCTGGAGTGGAGCACCAGCAGTGTCAGTGACTCTGATGAGCGGGGCAGCCTGCGTAGCAGCTGCAGTGACGAGGGATACTCCAGCGCCAGCCTGCGCCTGCGCATGCAGAACCAAAACACTCAGGAGAAGGCCGAGCAGCTGGGCTGCAGCCTATAAGAGCACAGCCCTCAACCTCTGACCCCAGCCCCCATCCAATCCCGTCCCTCTGTCGTCCAGTTAACTCCCGCCCTCCAACCAGTCTCTGCCAATCAGACCTCACTCCCAGCAGGACTGGCCTGTTCTGACCAAGCCCCCTCCTCCTTTCCAACTGTATTCCACCTCTTTCCCCCTGAAACCCCCAATGCAACACCTCTTAGACACACCCACCGACCGTCCTATCTCAACCGTCCATCGGCCAACCAAAATGGAGGATCAGTCTGTGGCACTGCCCAATCAGAGCTTTTTGATGAGTGGGATTAGGAAGATAAGACACTCCGTCCGTCCCTTTGTGTCCACCAGCCTGCCCCCTTCCTTCTGTCCTTCCTTCCTGCTCTGCTGTCTGTTTCAGTGCAAGAGCCAAGTAGAGGTGACTGACTTTTCACATCCATGCAGTGTCCCCCTTCCAGCGTCCGAAAACTTAAGACAGCTA includes:
- the LOC115111775 gene encoding max dimerization protein 1-like — its product is MAAIEMVQMLIEAAEYLDRREREAEHGYASMLPFTSSKEKDSLKRKNKSKKNSNSRSTHNEMEKNRRAHLRLCLERLKSLVPLGPDSNRHTTLSLLMRAKKHIVRLEESERRAQHTLDQLQREQRHLQRRLEQLGVERTRMDSTGSIVSSDNPDSDQEEELDVDVEGTDYLLGDLEWSTSSVSDSDERGSLRSSCSDEGYSSASLRLRMQNQNTQEKAEQLGCSL